From the Euphorbia lathyris chromosome 6, ddEupLath1.1, whole genome shotgun sequence genome, one window contains:
- the LOC136231961 gene encoding peptidyl-tRNA hydrolase, mitochondrial yields the protein MLNRVSRCYFCTASTAARPWLFVGLGNPGDKYKGTRHNVGFELVDAFAESAGIAMNTVHCKAISGEGFIGEAPVILAKPQTYMNLSGESTGPLAAYHKLPLNRVIVLHDDMDLPCGVLRLQAKGGHGSHNGLKNVIYHFRGNKEFARMRIGIGRPPGQMDPKAFLLQKFNATARGRIDAAIPEGVAALKSILLRGLTESARCFNQEQKYKHIRLQTMPA from the exons ATGCTAAACCGAGTTTCTAGGTGTTACTTCTGCACTGCTTCTACTGCTGCTCGGCCATGGCTTTTTGTTGGCTTGGGAAATCCTGGAGACAAATACAAAGGAACTAGACACAAT GTTGGTTTCGAGCTGGTTGATGCATTTGCTGAATCAGCAGGGATTGCAATGAATACTGTCCATTGCAAAGCTATCTCTGGAGAAG GGTTTATTGGTGAAGCACCAGTTATTCTTGCTAAGCCTCAAACTTATATGAATTTGAGTGGTGAGTCG ACTGGACCGCTTGCTGCTTACCATAAGCTACCTCTTAATCGCGTCATTGTG CTACATGATGATATGGACTTGCCATGTGGAGTGCTTCGACTTCAAGCCAAAGGAGGTCATGGGAGCCACAACGG ACTGAAGAATGTCATCTATCATTTTCGAGGAAACAAAGAATTTGCTCGGATGAGAATAG GGATTGGAAGGCCTCCAGGCCAGATGGATCCCAAGGCTTTTTTGCTACAGAAGTTCAACGCAACAGCTCGAGGGCGA ATTGATGCTGCTATACCGGAGGGAGTTGCTGCTTTAAAATCCATTTTGTTGAGAGGCTTAACCGAGAGTGCAAGATGCTTCAACCAAGAACAGAAGTACAAGCACATAAGATTGCAGACAATGCCAGCCTAA